In Nicotiana tabacum cultivar K326 chromosome 17, ASM71507v2, whole genome shotgun sequence, one DNA window encodes the following:
- the LOC107775086 gene encoding uncharacterized protein LOC107775086 codes for MAAMSITKNAIFNLSKALPRTPSLFLCRNVSFYNLSKTLPRNRSLFIRHKVSRVCFSSSPNYSEGYHASEDFKRRQDFDRGVKEEKSPMREMADNTKDDMKASMDETKRTAKDMKDKAREGGESIKDKASDMAGKAADKAKQGKDKAAEMAHDTKESAKERAHNMKEKTKDTAESMADKTKEYAHDAKETTKDRAGAMAEKTKEGAIKVAETAQAIADKAKQAMSDAMGAAKETTQKIKETVVGSSDDDKKSVDDYIEDHTGKPKEDTSEKTMDEDVVELRRRAGGSGDKKH; via the exons ATGGCAGCCATGTCAATCACTAAAAACGCCATTTTTAACCTCTCTAAGGCTCTTCCTCGAACCCCTTCTCTCTTCCTTTGCCGCAACGTCTCCTTCTACAACCTCTCCAAGACTCTTCCTCGAAACCGTTCTCTTTTCATTCGCCACAAAGTATCTCGAGTCTGCTTTTCCTCTTCCCCGAATTACTCCGAG GGATACCATGCATCGGAAGACTTTAAAAGAAGACAAGACTTTGACAGAGGTGTTAAAGAAGAGAAATCGCCTATGAGGGAGATGGCTGACAACACGAAGGACGATATGAAAGCGTCCATGGACGAAACTAAACGGACAGCCAAAGACATGAAGGACAAAGCAAGAGAAGGTGGAGAGAGCATAAAAGACAAGGCAAGTGACATGGCCGGAAAGGCAGCAGATAAGGCAAAACAAGGGAAAGACAAAGCAGCAGAAATGGCACACGACACTAAAGAGAGCGCGAAAGAGAGAGCACATAACATGAAGGAAAAGACCAAAGACACTGCAGAGTCCATGGCTGACAAGACGAAAGAATACGCGCATGATGCAAAGGAGACGACAAAGGACAGAGCAGGAGCTATGGCGGAGAAGACGAAAGAAGGGGCAATCAAAGTGGCGGAGACAGCGCAGGCAATAGCGGACAAAGCTAAGCAGGCAATGTCAGATGCTATGGGAGCGGCAAAGGAGACGACTCAGAAGATTAAAGAAACTGTGGTTGGTTCATCGGACGATGACAAGAAGTCTGTTGATGATTATATTGAAGATCATACGGGTAAGCCGAAGGAAGATACGAGTGAGAAAACCATGGATGAAGATGTGGTGGAACTGAGAAGGCGTGCAGGGGGAAGTGGTGACAAGAAACATTGA